The Salinicoccus roseus genome window below encodes:
- a CDS encoding phosphate--AMP phosphotransferase, with protein sequence MVDVDEALETRIGEMARKTKEMGIPLMIVIEGPPASGKSRLSNALYMALDAKYTDFMATRPPRDIDLRYPFLQRYWNHLPKNGDINIHFRSWYAQYIDYKTRNIRENVRTEYVDIKQDIDNFEEMLMNNGYEIIKFYVHTSEEVRTRHIEKLKSNPILKWKAEEFEEQLDEVDYENEMQHFLDAPTGCPWTVIDFEDKGEAINTLFSTIIDRLEARVEDEEKADEPEVDGAFSEGYEAEFFDFDFEKEKIKKKEYKKILPGLQERMREIQFELYEKKIPLVIVYEGMDAAGKGGNIKRIREKLDPTGYTVNATGAPTDIELAHHYLWRFATDVPRSGHIGFYDRSWYGRVLVERIEGFASNKEWNQAYEEINDFEKSLYNSGAIVLKFFLSLDKDEQLERFEDRQDDPDKQWKLTDEDWRNREKWDLYVEASEDMIRRTHTAHAPWHVVAGNNKKYARITALRKVIEACEARLEKE encoded by the coding sequence ATGGTAGATGTGGATGAAGCATTGGAAACAAGAATTGGGGAGATGGCCAGGAAGACGAAGGAAATGGGCATCCCCCTCATGATAGTGATCGAAGGACCGCCGGCTTCCGGGAAATCACGGCTGTCAAACGCCCTCTATATGGCGCTTGATGCCAAATATACAGACTTCATGGCGACCCGTCCGCCGAGGGACATCGACCTGAGATATCCTTTCCTGCAGAGGTATTGGAACCACTTGCCGAAAAATGGGGATATCAACATCCATTTCAGAAGCTGGTATGCCCAATACATCGACTATAAGACACGGAATATACGGGAAAACGTCAGAACGGAGTATGTCGACATCAAGCAGGACATCGACAATTTTGAAGAAATGCTGATGAATAATGGCTATGAGATCATCAAGTTCTACGTGCATACGAGTGAGGAAGTGAGGACCCGGCATATCGAAAAGCTCAAGAGCAACCCGATACTGAAGTGGAAGGCGGAGGAATTCGAGGAGCAGCTTGATGAGGTGGATTATGAAAATGAAATGCAGCATTTCCTTGACGCACCGACCGGCTGCCCATGGACCGTAATCGATTTTGAAGACAAAGGGGAAGCGATCAACACTCTATTCTCGACCATCATCGACCGCCTTGAAGCGCGTGTAGAGGATGAGGAGAAGGCGGATGAACCTGAGGTGGATGGCGCGTTCTCCGAGGGTTATGAAGCTGAATTCTTCGATTTCGATTTTGAGAAGGAGAAAATAAAGAAGAAGGAATACAAAAAAATACTCCCCGGACTCCAGGAAAGAATGCGCGAGATACAGTTCGAGCTTTATGAGAAGAAGATTCCTCTGGTAATCGTCTATGAAGGCATGGATGCTGCCGGGAAGGGCGGCAACATCAAGCGGATCAGGGAAAAGCTTGACCCGACCGGCTATACGGTCAATGCGACGGGCGCACCGACGGACATTGAACTGGCGCATCACTATCTATGGCGCTTCGCAACCGACGTGCCAAGAAGCGGGCACATCGGCTTCTATGACCGGAGCTGGTATGGCAGGGTGCTCGTGGAGCGCATCGAAGGATTTGCATCCAATAAGGAATGGAACCAGGCATATGAAGAGATAAATGACTTTGAGAAATCACTGTACAACTCCGGAGCAATCGTCCTGAAGTTCTTCCTCTCCCTGGATAAGGATGAGCAGCTTGAACGCTTCGAAGACCGTCAGGATGATCCGGATAAGCAGTGGAAACTGACAGATGAAGACTGGCGGAACAGGGAAAAGTGGGACTTGTATGTTGAAGCGAGTGAAGATATGATACGCAGGACGCACACTGCCCATGCACCGTGGCACGTTGTGGCGGGTAACAACAAGAAATACGCCAGAATCACCGCGCTCAGGAAAGTCATTGAAGCATGCGAAGCGCGTCTGGAAAAGGAATAG